One Perca flavescens isolate YP-PL-M2 chromosome 14, PFLA_1.0, whole genome shotgun sequence genomic window carries:
- the cspg5b gene encoding chondroitin sulfate proteoglycan 5b, with translation MERVDSRLGTWQVLLTISMVIIPLSAHGRHSLARHHHHHNQSSVNKEALNTRMVLSDDSAERDHLIGAGLMLGAKLPLSSTKRHHSHKHAHLDVVEEDQTVGEELTAGGGGPDQPGNPMSDDVITVDFDSPAPDIVSSDVALDWAKAPKAQKQKGGDPTAWTLSDFYDYLSPDDDLSTLDTTPEPEPTPSPPPEMEDENPLLAGSSAVPDVRPNTDSGPSLPATAMPGLDKGEGLGLGGAMGTDGCRLGFVRSGPGVCVSQCDIEPNFCFNGGVCTVVAGMGAFCRCNVQDYIWNKGTRCDWAVTDFQVMCAVVGVASLVLIFLFMIIVFFAKRLHRLKNENRRLRKRSKYCPQSSEPQTDGLSISTTADGSQPNDDPQKQEDPARSPQAKEEGSMNILNSHSPKHENNRPASVVHDQGHAPNNTEENAEDGVTIGLEVLLPKDAKLHSEANSPRQYDVFLYKVANNGDSASPSQAPPTHSANSYSSSHPMPKSPKSSKVPKSPKHTKEDPPSSREPLSGRHSSPDRHSSPGRHPSPGRDSGPGCYSSPTGHPSSHHSPSRYKCMPTSSSIPPELRRPRGRSQAPGTECSGTGRKYQSGHIRPSPSSPHLTQPPPSPSRVKYSPVSTRSLPPLS, from the exons ATGGAGCGCGTTGACAGTCGTTTGGGCACCTGGCAGGTGCTACTGACCATCTCAATGGTCATTATACCCCTGTCTGCTCACG GGAGGCATTCACTGGCCAGGCACCATCATCACCACAATCAATCATCTGTCAACAAGGAGGCCTTGAACACCAGGATGGTGCTCAGTGATGACTCCGCAGAGAGGGACCACCTGATCGGAGCAGGGCTCATGCTCGGGGCTAAACTCCCACTCAGCTCCACCAAACGCCACCATTCTCATAAACACGCCCATCTAGACGTCGTAGAGGAGGACCAAACGGTGGGGGAGGAGCTCACCGCCGGTGGGGGGGGTCCAGACCAGCCCGGAAACCCCATGTCAGATGATGTCATCACCGTGGATTTCGACAGCCCTGCGCCGGATATTGTGTCCTCTGATGTTGCTCTGGATTGGGCCAAAGCCCCAAAAGCCCAGAAGCAAAAAGGCGGAGACCCTACTGCATGGACGCTTTCTGACTTTTATGACTATCTGTCACCTGATGACGACCTCTCGACGTTAGATACGACCCCAGAACCTGAGCCCACCCCTTCACCCCCGCCGGAAATGGAGGATGAGAATCCGCTCCTGGCTGGTTCTTCTGCTGTTCCTGATGTGAGGCCTAACACGGATAGCGGGCCATCCCTCCCAGCTACTGCCATGCCAGGGCTGGACAAGGGTGAGGGGTTAGGCTTAGGTGGCGCCATGGGGACTGACGGCTGCAGGCTGGGCTTTGTGCGCTCTGGAcctggcgtgtgtgtgtctcagtgtgacATTGAACCCAATTTCTGCTTCAACGGAGGAGTGTGCACTGTGGTGGCAGGAATGGGAGCCTTCTGCAG GTGCAATGTGCAGGACTACATCTGGAACAAAGGCACGCGCTGCGATTGGGCGGTCACAGACTTCCAGGTTATGTGTGCGGTGGTGGGCGTGGCTTCCCTGGTGCTCATCTTCCTCTTCATGATCATCGTATTCTTTGCCAAGAGGCTGCACCGCCTCAAGAATGAGAACAGGCGCCTTCGCAAAcgcag TAAGTACTGCCCACAGAGCAGCGAGCCACAGACAGACGGCCTCTCCATTTCCACAACAGCCGACGGCTCGCAGCCAAAC GATGATCCTCAGAAGCAGGAGGACCCAGCAAGGTCCCCACAAGCCAAGGAAGAGGGATCAATGAACATCCTCAACTCTCATTCCCCCAAACACGAGAACAACCGTCCAGCCTCTGTTGTCCACGACCAGGGCCACGCCCCAAACAACACAGAGGAAAACGCTGAG GATGGAGTCACTATTGGCCTGGAAGTGCTCCTCCCAAAAGATGCCAAGCTCCACTCAGAGGCCAACTCGCCCCGTCAGTACGACGTCTTCCTCTACAAGGTTGCCAACAACGGAGACTCCGCCTCTCCCAGCCAAGCCCCTCCCACTCACAGCGCTAACTCTTACTCCTCCTCTCACCCCATGCCTAAATCGCCCAAATCATCCAAGGTGCCTAAATCACCCAAACACACCAAGGAAGACCCACCTAGTAGCCGTGAACCCTTGTCTGGCAGGCACTCCTCACCTGACCGTCACTCCTCACCCGGTCGCCACCCATCACCCGGTCGCGACTCTGGGCCTGGTTGCTATTCTTCACCCACCGGTCATCCATCATCCCATCACTCTCCCTCCCGGTACAAATGCATGCCCACCTCTTCCTCCATCCCGCCCGAGTTACGCAGGCCCAGAGGTCGGTCGCAAGCTCCCGGCACAGAGTGCTCAGGGACTGGGAGAAAGTACCAGAGTGGACACATTCGTccatccccctcctcccctcaccTCACTCAgcctcctccatcaccatccaGGGTGAAGTACAGCCCGGTCAGCACCCGATCCCTGCCACCACTCTCCTGA
- the smarcc1b gene encoding SWI/SNF complex subunit SMARCC1b: MTTMSGGTNLGIPGTSQASFGTSAHRKKDSSPSARFWESPDTLAQLEVVRQWIGKHYKKYVLVDAPSCQALAAVTLQLLQFQEDAFGRQATSPSLTKLPTQCFLDLQPGGGLCHILGTAYKFKAAQGWRRFDLQNPSRTERNVEMFGSIERALIQNNCMSLPVVYLDPTLDQELTSRLTDIITRHQGTITEDRTLASHHIYPSSASTEEDEWMRPVMRKDKHVLVHWGMHPDSYDSWLSSSDVEGEVEEPPHSEKPWRVHACWVLDTDVFNEWMNEEDYCVNEKNVPIIFRRRIHLRDDQDSKHTPFKKRRRSPSPPSSEGRKKGKKGRRRGQQEEEPEEDLTKDMEDPTPVPNMEEVILPKNVNLKKDSENTPVKGGTMADLDEQEDDFPGREDDEGRGEITRLSEGEDNIPEQTHHIIIPSYTSWFNNNSIQSIEKRALPEFFNGKNKSKSPEIYLAYRNFMIDTYRLNPQEYLSSTSCRRNLTGDVCAVMRVHAFLEQWGLINYQVDAESRPLPMGPPPTPHFNVLADTPSGLAPLQHKPLQVSASQHMLYFPEKSREKPSDSQNFGLRSDIYTKKHPKTKGASAGREWTEQETLLLLEALEVYRDDWNKVSEHVGSRTQDECILHFLRLPIEDPYLEDSSASLGPLAYQPVPFSQSENPVMSTVAFLASVVDPRVASSAAKAALEEFSRVQEESVDKISETSNQLDRTESMDAEKNSTTHQVPLRADVLKVESSGAKVEGELVKRENAENVLADERDGRGDDDESLGRGDVDEGRVMEQDLVEGSVATAAAAALSSAATKAKHLAAVEERKIKSLVALLVETQMKKLEIKLRHFEELETIMDREKEALEQQRQQLLSERQTFHTEQLKTAEMKVRQQREQQGQPGYTMQQSALPPPSGQSMPNRMMPGGGNAQTMAPRLSGASNGMYPSSQPDGIAPAQPGPQTSSHS; the protein is encoded by the exons ATGACCACAATGTCTGGAGGAACAAACCTCGGCATTCCCGGGACAAGCCAAGCCAGCTTCGGCACATCCGCACACCGGAAAAAAGACAGCAGTCCGTCCGCTAGGTTCTGGGAGAGTCCGGATACTTTAGCCCAGCTGGAGGTGGTGCGACAGTGGATCGGGAAGCACTACAAAAAG TATGTGCTGGTGGATGCTCCATCGTGTCAGGCTCTGGCTGCAGTAACCCTGCAGCTTCTCCAGTTCCAAGAGGATGCCTTTGGCAGACAAGCTACCAGTCCTAGTCTcaccaaactgcct ACACAGTGCTTCCTTGACCTGCAACCAGGGGGTGGACTCTGCCACATTCTTGGCACTGCCTACAAGTTCAAGGCTGCGCAAGGCTG GCGGAGGTTTGACTTGCAGAATCCGTCAAGAACTGAAAGGAATGTTGAGATGTTTGGTAGTATTGAAAGAGCGCTCATCCAg AACAACTGTATGTCACTGCCTGTGGTATATCTGGACCCTACACTGGATCAGGAGCTGACTAGCAGACTTACAGATATTATCACCAGACACCAG GGTACGATCACTGAAGACCGAACACTCGCCAGTCACCACATCTACCCCTCATCTGCTTCTACAGAGGAAG ATGAATGGATGCGTCCTGTTATGCGGAAAGACAAACATGTTTTGGTACACTGGGGCATGCACCCTGACAG TTACGACAGTTGGTTGTCCTCAAGTGATGTTGAAGGAGAGGTTGAAGAGCCACCACATTCAGAAAAGCCGTGGCGG GTTCATGCCTGCTGGGTTTTGGACACAGATGTTTTCAACGAGTGGATGAACGAAGAGGACTATTGTGTGAATGAGAAGAATGTACCAATCATTTTCCGCCGACGTATTCACCTCAGAGACGACCAG GACTCCAAACACACCCCCTTCAAAAAGAGAAGACGCTCCCCCTCACCTCCTTCCTCTGAAGgcaggaaaaaaggaaagaaggg GAGAAGGCGTGGACAACAGGAGGAAGAGCCAGAAGAGGACTTGACCAAAGACATGGAGGACCCTACCCCTGTCCCAAACATGGAGGAGGTTATACTACCCAAGAATG TCAACCTGAAGAAGGACAGTGAGAATACTCCGGTCAAAGGAGGGACCATGGCTGACCTGG atGAACAGGAGGATGATTTCCCAGGAAGG gaAGATGATGAGGGGAgaggggagattactcgcctgTCAGAGGGGGAGGACAACATCCCAGAACAAACTCATCACATCATAATACCAAGCTACACATCTTGGTTCAATAACAACag CATTCAGTCAATAGAGAAAAGAGCGTTGCCTGAATTCTTCAATGGAAAGAACAAGTCCAAATCTCCAGAAAT CTACCTGGCATACCGTAACTTCATGATTGACACATACCGGCTGAACCCCCAGGAATACCTCAGCTCAACGTCCTGTAGACGCAACCTCACTGGAGACGTCTGTGCGGTCATGAG GGTTCATGCTTTTTTGGAGCAGTGGGGTTTGATTAACTACCAGGTGGATGCAGAGAGCAGACCCCTCCCCATGGGACCCCCGCCCACCCCTCACTTCAACGTACTGGCGGACACACCGTCCGGGCTGGCCCCCCTACAACACAAACCCCTACAG GTGTCCGCCTCGCAACACATGTTGTATTTCCCAGAAAAGAGTAGAGAGAAGCCTTCAGACTCCCAGAACTTTGGTCTGCGCTCCGACATCTACACCAAGAAACACCCAAAG ACTAAAGGAGCGAGTGCGGGAAGGGAATGGACAGAGCAAGAGACTCTCTTGCTATTAGAG GCCTTAGAGGTCTACAGAGACGACTGGAACAAAGTATCCGAGCACGTCGGCTCTAGAACGCAGGACGAGTGTATCCTTCACTTCCTTCGCTTGCCAATAGAAGACCCTTACCTAGAAGACTCCTCGGCCTCCCTCGGCCCACTGGCGTACCAGCCCGTGcctttcagccaatcagaaaaccCGGTCATGAGCACTGTGGCCTTCCTGGCATCCGTGGTGGACCCACGGGTGGCATCATCCGCAGCTAAGGCCGCACTGg AGGAGTTTTCCCGAGTGCAGGAGGAGTCAGTGGATAAGATCTCTGAAACATCCAACCAGCTCGACAGAACGG AGTCGATGGATGCAGAAAAAAACTCGACCACCCACCAG GTCCCTTTGAGGGCAGATGTGCTCAAGGTTGAATCCAGTGGAGCCAAAGTGGAGGGAGAACTTGTCAAaagagaaaatgcagaaaatgtacTTGCAGATGAGAGAGACG GAAGGGGAGATGATGACGAGAGCCTAGGGCGGGGAGACGTGGATGAGGGGAGAGTGATGGAGCAGGATCTGGTGGAGGGCAGCGTTGCCacggcagcagcagctgctctgTCCTCAGCTGCCACAAAGGCCAAG CACTTGGCGGCAGTAGAAGAGAGGAAGATCAAGTCCCTGGTGGCTCTGCTGGTGGAGACACAGATGAAGAAGCTTGAGATCAAACTGAGGCACTTTGAGGAGCTGGAGACCATCATGGACCGTGAGAAAGAAGCT ctggagcagcagcggcagcagctcctgtcagagagacagactttccacactgagcagctgaaaacGGCAGAGATGAAGGTTCGCCAGCAGAGGGAGCAGCAGGGGCAGCCTGGATACACAATGCAGCAATCAG CCCTGCCTCCTCCTTCAGGCCAGTCCATGCCCAACCGCATGATGCCTGGTGGAGGAAATGCCCAGACAATGGCTCCTCGACTCTCTGGAGCTTCCAATGGCATGT ACCCGTCCTCGCAGCCTGATGGGATAGCACCAGCTCAGCCGGGTCCTCAAACGTCCAGTCACAGCTGA
- the aste1b gene encoding protein asteroid homolog 1 isoform X1 — protein MGVQGLTTYVEGNRNFLQDVKFRDSRLVIDGCSLYFRLYFNHGLDQQHGGDYDAFACLLTQFLSALAACNIQPFVVLDGGIDPSDKKFPTLRQRLQSKIREADSLSHGRNGSVLPILTRDVFIQVLIQRGVPVVQCPAEADWEIACLAHQWNCPVLTNDSDFYIFDLPGGYLPHHFFQWTNLNGKASHRYISARCYTTNSLCRWFGGMNKELLPLCAVLAGNDYGTPKDTETLLGLLDASVLGRGGGRGKGRASTSRIEGFLLWLSSFSNPAEALEEVSRLMGEEGGDVRGKRGQKSGLSSQLWAGMQEYHIAPQSSLACWFSGGKAAPGGRTSGLPECLSLAAAQGLLAPLVVDALVMRRVLLIPQVENSKLASSHCSASNIRQAIYGILLQRVPDVQARDMRVQEKISQGPRGGRGRGGRGRGCGQVGGGRGQGTQQGVNVGFSIEQAAGAATVQAQGSAVEEYDRVDLNLKKKHVEAHPLRTPLRLDTLGQAPVVVRLGVLLEVLGMKESSLVPVPLHLRLAVAVTAFWLREAIPTPSQPQLQALVLGMIYGELSWNNQPGAAHYQHAVPQLNWAAERNVWAGLDRQRVRPGERRGLDVGAAHSFSQWQACLWSTLCLNQLLLMPLPEPHLSWLYSGTVVHGLFRYLKEGRAAESLLAGGSMSGQLYSSLLDAVRNCSSKTHPSSSAAGRRKRGGGRGRRGRGGRGRGARGGGRGTEEINNRFALLMSDEESDDY, from the exons ATGGGTGTCCAGGGTCTGACCACCTATGTGGAGGGGAACAGAAACTTCCTCCAAGATGTGAAATTCAGGGACAGTCGCCTGGTTATTGATGGCTGCAGTTTGTATTTCCGCCTCTACTTTAACCACGGTTTGGACCAGCAGCATGGAGGGGACTATGATGCTTTCGCCTGCCTGCTCACCCAGTTCCTGTCTGCATTGGCGGCTTGCAACATCCAGCCATTTGTGGTACTGGATGGAG GTATTGACCCCAGTGACAAGAAGTTTCCCACTCTGCGCCAGCGTCTCCAGTCCAAGATAAGAGAGGCAGACAGCCTCTCCCACGGCCGCAATGGCTCCGTTCTCCCCATCCTCACAAGAGATGTCTTCATTCAGGTCCTCATCCAGAGAGGAGTGCCAGTGGTCCAGTGTCCAGCTGAGGCTGACTGGGAAATTGCATGTTTGGCTCACCAGTGGAACTGCCCAGTTCTGACCAATGACAGCGACTTTTATATCTTTGACCTGCCAG GTGGTTACCTGCCACACCATTTTTTCCAGTGGACCAACCTTAATGGTAAAGCCTCTCACCGCTACATCTCGGCTCGATGCTACACCACTAACAGCCTGTGTCGCTGGTTCGGTGGAATGAACAAGGAGTTGCTCCCCTTATGTGCCGTCCTGGCTGGTAATGATTATGGCACTCCAAAAGATACTGAAACACTCCTGGGTTTGTTAGATGCGAGTGTATTAGGGAGAGGTGGTGGCAGGGGTAAAGGTAGAGCATCCACTTCCCGCATTGAGGGCTTCCTTCTCTGGCTTTCCTCTTTTTCAAATCCAGCGGAGGCCCTGGAGGAAGTGAGCAGGCTTATGGGGGAGGAAGGTGGAGACGTTAGGGGCAAGAGAGGACAGAAGTCTGGGCTCAGTTCACAGCTGTGGGCAGGTATGCAGGAGTACCACATCGCCCCTCAAAGCTCTCTGGCTTGCTGGTTCTCTGGAGGTAAGGCAGCTCCTGGAGGGCGGACCTCTGGGCTGCCCGAGTGCCTGTCGCTGGCTGCAGCTCAGGGACTGTTGGCTCCCTTGGTGGTAGATGCTCTGGTGATGCGCAGGGTCCTGCTCATCCCACAGGTGGAGAACAGCAAGCTAGCCAGCAGCCATTGTAGTGCCAGCAACATACGCCAGGCTATATATGGGATATTACTGCAGAGAGTCCCAGATGTCCAAGCACGGGATATGAGGGTACAAGAAAAAATCAGCCAAGGTCCAAGAGGTGGGAGAGGGCGAGGGGGAAGGGGGCGGGGATGTGGTCAGGTTGGTGGAGGTAGGGGTCAGGGCACACAGCAGGGTGTAAATGTAGGATTCAGCATTGAACAAGCCGCTGGTGCAGCTACAGTGCAGGCTCAGGGGTCTGCTGTAGAGGAGTACGACCGTGTGGATCTGAACTTGAAGAAAAAACATGTAGAGGCACATCCGCTCAGAACCCCCCTACGTCTAGACACACTTGGTCAG GCTCCTGTGGTGGTTCGTCTTGGTGTCCTGTTAGAAGTCTTAGGGATGAAGGAGTCTTCTCTGGTTCCTGTTCCTCTTCACTTGAGGCTGGCTGTAGCAGTGACAGCCTTCTGGCTGCGAGAGGCCATACCAACACCCTCACAGCCCCAGCTCCAGGCTTTGGTGCTGGGCATGATTTACGGAGAGCTGTCCTGGAACAACCAGCCTGGAGCTGCACACTACCAGCATGCCG TCCCACAGCTAAACTGGGCTGCAGAGCGCAACGTGTGGGCAGGGCTGGATCGACAACGGGTGAGGCCAGGGGAGAGACGGGGTTTGGATGTCGGAGCGGCTCACAGTTTTAGCCAATGGCAGGCCTGCCTCTGGAGCACACTGTGTCTCAATCAGCTATTACTGATGCCACTGCCTGAACCCCACCTATCATG GTTGTACAGTGGTACCGTGGTGCATGGCCTCTTCAGGTATCTGAAGGAGGGCCGAGCTGCTGAATCCCTCCTAGCCGGGGGTTCCATGTCAGGACAACTCTACTCCTCCCTGCTGGACGCTGTGAGGAACTGCAGCTCCAAAACCCATCCATCCTCTTCGGCAgcagggaggaggaagagaggtggAGGCCggggaaggagaggaagaggggggcGTGGGAGAGGAgcaaggggaggggggagagggactgAGGAGATAAACAACAGGTTTGCTCTCCTGATGAGCGACGAAGAGTCTGATGATTATTGA
- the aste1b gene encoding protein asteroid homolog 1 isoform X2, with amino-acid sequence MEVLIQRGVPVVQCPAEADWEIACLAHQWNCPVLTNDSDFYIFDLPGGYLPHHFFQWTNLNGKASHRYISARCYTTNSLCRWFGGMNKELLPLCAVLAGNDYGTPKDTETLLGLLDASVLGRGGGRGKGRASTSRIEGFLLWLSSFSNPAEALEEVSRLMGEEGGDVRGKRGQKSGLSSQLWAGMQEYHIAPQSSLACWFSGGKAAPGGRTSGLPECLSLAAAQGLLAPLVVDALVMRRVLLIPQVENSKLASSHCSASNIRQAIYGILLQRVPDVQARDMRVQEKISQGPRGGRGRGGRGRGCGQVGGGRGQGTQQGVNVGFSIEQAAGAATVQAQGSAVEEYDRVDLNLKKKHVEAHPLRTPLRLDTLGQAPVVVRLGVLLEVLGMKESSLVPVPLHLRLAVAVTAFWLREAIPTPSQPQLQALVLGMIYGELSWNNQPGAAHYQHAVPQLNWAAERNVWAGLDRQRVRPGERRGLDVGAAHSFSQWQACLWSTLCLNQLLLMPLPEPHLSWLYSGTVVHGLFRYLKEGRAAESLLAGGSMSGQLYSSLLDAVRNCSSKTHPSSSAAGRRKRGGGRGRRGRGGRGRGARGGGRGTEEINNRFALLMSDEESDDY; translated from the exons ATGGAG GTCCTCATCCAGAGAGGAGTGCCAGTGGTCCAGTGTCCAGCTGAGGCTGACTGGGAAATTGCATGTTTGGCTCACCAGTGGAACTGCCCAGTTCTGACCAATGACAGCGACTTTTATATCTTTGACCTGCCAG GTGGTTACCTGCCACACCATTTTTTCCAGTGGACCAACCTTAATGGTAAAGCCTCTCACCGCTACATCTCGGCTCGATGCTACACCACTAACAGCCTGTGTCGCTGGTTCGGTGGAATGAACAAGGAGTTGCTCCCCTTATGTGCCGTCCTGGCTGGTAATGATTATGGCACTCCAAAAGATACTGAAACACTCCTGGGTTTGTTAGATGCGAGTGTATTAGGGAGAGGTGGTGGCAGGGGTAAAGGTAGAGCATCCACTTCCCGCATTGAGGGCTTCCTTCTCTGGCTTTCCTCTTTTTCAAATCCAGCGGAGGCCCTGGAGGAAGTGAGCAGGCTTATGGGGGAGGAAGGTGGAGACGTTAGGGGCAAGAGAGGACAGAAGTCTGGGCTCAGTTCACAGCTGTGGGCAGGTATGCAGGAGTACCACATCGCCCCTCAAAGCTCTCTGGCTTGCTGGTTCTCTGGAGGTAAGGCAGCTCCTGGAGGGCGGACCTCTGGGCTGCCCGAGTGCCTGTCGCTGGCTGCAGCTCAGGGACTGTTGGCTCCCTTGGTGGTAGATGCTCTGGTGATGCGCAGGGTCCTGCTCATCCCACAGGTGGAGAACAGCAAGCTAGCCAGCAGCCATTGTAGTGCCAGCAACATACGCCAGGCTATATATGGGATATTACTGCAGAGAGTCCCAGATGTCCAAGCACGGGATATGAGGGTACAAGAAAAAATCAGCCAAGGTCCAAGAGGTGGGAGAGGGCGAGGGGGAAGGGGGCGGGGATGTGGTCAGGTTGGTGGAGGTAGGGGTCAGGGCACACAGCAGGGTGTAAATGTAGGATTCAGCATTGAACAAGCCGCTGGTGCAGCTACAGTGCAGGCTCAGGGGTCTGCTGTAGAGGAGTACGACCGTGTGGATCTGAACTTGAAGAAAAAACATGTAGAGGCACATCCGCTCAGAACCCCCCTACGTCTAGACACACTTGGTCAG GCTCCTGTGGTGGTTCGTCTTGGTGTCCTGTTAGAAGTCTTAGGGATGAAGGAGTCTTCTCTGGTTCCTGTTCCTCTTCACTTGAGGCTGGCTGTAGCAGTGACAGCCTTCTGGCTGCGAGAGGCCATACCAACACCCTCACAGCCCCAGCTCCAGGCTTTGGTGCTGGGCATGATTTACGGAGAGCTGTCCTGGAACAACCAGCCTGGAGCTGCACACTACCAGCATGCCG TCCCACAGCTAAACTGGGCTGCAGAGCGCAACGTGTGGGCAGGGCTGGATCGACAACGGGTGAGGCCAGGGGAGAGACGGGGTTTGGATGTCGGAGCGGCTCACAGTTTTAGCCAATGGCAGGCCTGCCTCTGGAGCACACTGTGTCTCAATCAGCTATTACTGATGCCACTGCCTGAACCCCACCTATCATG GTTGTACAGTGGTACCGTGGTGCATGGCCTCTTCAGGTATCTGAAGGAGGGCCGAGCTGCTGAATCCCTCCTAGCCGGGGGTTCCATGTCAGGACAACTCTACTCCTCCCTGCTGGACGCTGTGAGGAACTGCAGCTCCAAAACCCATCCATCCTCTTCGGCAgcagggaggaggaagagaggtggAGGCCggggaaggagaggaagaggggggcGTGGGAGAGGAgcaaggggaggggggagagggactgAGGAGATAAACAACAGGTTTGCTCTCCTGATGAGCGACGAAGAGTCTGATGATTATTGA